Proteins encoded in a region of the Misgurnus anguillicaudatus chromosome 9, ASM2758022v2, whole genome shotgun sequence genome:
- the LOC141366192 gene encoding uncharacterized protein, with protein sequence MRHRGAMVVSWTYDMGDQGPILFLLYMLPLGDIIRKHNISFYCYADDTQLYISSHPSETQQFSKLTDCISDIRDWMAQNFLMLNSNKTEILIIEPNRYKHNMSDYKLPIDGCTVVQSSTVKNLGVMFDSNLSFDSHIANVCRTAFFHLRNISKIRHMLSASDAEKLIHAFMTSRIDYCNSLLGGCHANQVNKLQLVQNAAARVLTRSKKYDHISPILASLHWLPVKYRIQFKILLITYKALNGLAPSYIKELLSEYNPSRKLRSQNSGHLIIPRISKVSKGGRSFSYLAPKLWNDLPNNVRVSDTVDQFKSKLKTFFFNKAFT encoded by the coding sequence gccctatcctattcttgttatatatgttacctctaggagacattatcaggaaacataacataagtttttactgctatgcggatgatacccagctttacatctcgtcacatcctagcgaaacccaacagttttctaagctaacagactgcattagtgatattagggactggatggcacaaaactttcttatgctaaactccaataagacagagatacttattattgaaccgaatcgctacaaacataatatgtcagattacaagttgcccatagatggctgcacggtggtgcaatcttccacggttaagaatttaggcgtaatgttcgacagcaatctatctttcgatagtcatatcgccaacgtctgccgcacagcattcttccatcttagaaatatctcaaaaatacgccatatgctgtctgcatcagacgcagaaaagcttatccatgcttttatgacctctagaatagactattgtaactcattactcgggggatgccatgcaaatcaggtaaacaagctacagctggttcaaaacgccgccgcaagagtgcttactcgatctaaaaagtatgaccacatcagtccaattctggcatctttacactggctaccagttaaatatcgcatacaatttaaaatattactaatcacctacaaagccttaaatggcctagcgccctcgtatattaaagaactactatcagaatacaatccatcacgtaaactgcgctcacaaaattctggtcacttaattatccctagaatatcaaaagtgtctaaaggtggtagatccttttcctacttagcccctaagctctggaatgatttaccaaataatgttcgagtatcagacacagtcgatcaatttaaatctaaacttaagacattcttctttaacaaagcattcacataa